Part of the Crossiella cryophila genome, TGCGTGGTTGCCGGTCCTTCTCTGTGTCCTGCTCTGGACGCCGAGAACCATCGGGCGTATGAGCGAAGAGGTGCCGCCGCTGCGGCGTAACCGGGACTTCCTGCTGTTGTGGTCGGGTTCGGCGGTGTCCAGCCTCGGCGCGAACGCCTCCAGCGTGGCCTATCCGCTGCTGGTGCTGGCGCTGACCGGTTCGCCGGTGGACGCCGGGGTGAGCGGGTTCATCGCGCTGCTGCCGCAACTGGTGTTCCAGGTGCCTGCCGGGGCGCTGGTCGATCGGTGGAACCGCAAGCGGGTGATGATCTGGTGCGACATCCTGCGCGCACTGGCCATCGGCACCCTGGCGGTGGCGCTGGTGAGTGATTCGCTGACGTTGCCGCACATCCTGGCGGTCGGGTTCACCGAGGGGGTGCTGACCGTGACGTTCAAGATCGCGGCGGCGGCCGCGGTGCCGAATGTGGTGCATCCGAGTCATCTGACCTTCGCGTTGTCCCGCAACGAGGCCAGGGAGCGGGGCGCGGCGATGCTGGGTCAGCCGCTGGGCGGGGCGTTGTTCGGGCTGGGCCGGGCGGTGCCGTTCCTGTTCGACGCGGTGACCTACCTGGTGTCGCTGGCCTCGTTGTTGTTGATCCGCACCGATTTCCAGGCCGAGCGCAAGCCGCGCAAGCTGGAGCTGGGCGCCGGGATCGCCTGGTTGTGGCGGCAGCCGTTCCTGCGGATGACCACGTTCCTGGTGGCAGGCAGCAACTTCCTGTTCCGCGCGCTGTTCCTGGTGGTGATCGTGATCGCCGCGGACTACGGCGCCTCGCCGACGCTGGTGGGCGTGATGTTCGGACTGGCCGCGGTTGGCGGGGTGCTGGGTTCGCTGGCCGCGCCCGCGCTGGAGCGCAGGCTGTCGATGAAGGTGGTGGTGGTCGCGGCGAACTGGGCCTGGGGCCTGCTGGTGCCGATGGTGTTGCTGGTGCCCAATCCCTATGTGCTGGGCGCGGTGTACGCGTTGATGTGCTTTGTCGGTCCGGTGTGGAATGTGGCGATCTCGGCCTATCAGATCGCGGTGACGCCGGATCACATCCAGGGCCGGGTGCTGGGGGCGGCGGGGATGATCGCGTTCGGCGCGGTGCCGTTGGGGTCGTTGCTGGGTGGGTTCGCGCTGGAGTGGATCGGGGCGCGGGCGACGGTGTGGGCGTTGGCGGTGTGGATGATCGGGCTGGCGATCGTGGCCACGGTGAGTCCGGCGGTGCGTAACGCGCCGAGTCTGGATTCGGCACGGCCGGCGCGGGAGTCGGTCGCGGTCCGCTGAGCGCGAAGTCAAAACCCCCGCCCCGAGCTTCCGGGGCGGGGGTTTTGTGTTGTGTTCAGCGAGGATCGGCCACCGCGACGAAGCGGAGTTCGGCGGTGTGCGGTTCGCGGTTGTGGTCGGGCAGCCAGGCCTGGTCCGGGGTGGGCAGCATCTCGGTGATGGTGAGCTGCCCGGCCGGGTCCTTGCGGGCCAGCCGGCGGACGGCCTTGGCCAGGATGTTGAGGTAGACGGGGCTGTCGAAGTCGACGTAGAACGGGCGGGGTTCGGCCGGGGAGGTGACGAAGACGAAGCGGGGCAGGGTGTTCGCCTCGCGCCATTGGCGGAGGCGGACGAAGCGGCGGGGTTCGGACCTCTCCTCGGCCGCGGTGACCTCGGCGGCGGGGAAGCGCCAGGTCTCGCGGGTGACGACCAGGGTGTCGACGGTGATCCGCGGGGTGTGCGGGGCTTCCGGGACCAGGCGGAACAGGTCCATGGCCAGGGTGGTCAGGACGTGGCCGAAGACGTCGATCACCGGGAACCGGGTGCCGTCGGGCAGCACGGCCCGCAGGGTGTCGTGCCGTTCGACCTGGATGTCGGCGCTGGCGTGGGTGTGTGGGCGGGATGGGTCGGCGGTGTGGTCGACCAGGGCGACGTAGTGGTCCTCGGGGCGGATCAGGGTGTGCCGGATCCTGGCGGAGAGTCGGGAGCGGTGTTCCTTGGGCAGCAAGGGAAGCAGGCGGGGCCCGGGGTGGTCGCGAGTGGTGCCGGCGAGCAGTTCGGACTGGTCCGGGTGCTGGTTGACGAACAGGGAGGCGCCCAGGGTGTTGGTGGCGATGTGCAGTTCGCCGAGCACCAGGTGGTCCTCGGTGAGCAGGATGTCGGGGCTGAGGTAGCGGGCCGCGGTCCAGCCGGGGGCGCGGTTGCCGAAGGCCACCGACACCCGGTGTTCGATGTCCTTTGTGGACCGTGCGACCCGGTTGCCGCTGCCCGGGTTGAGGATGATGGCCCAGCGGCGCTGGAACTCCTTCTGCAACTCGGTCGCGTCCTCGGCCGCCGCGCCGTGCAGGATGGGCATGCAGGCGAACCAGAACTCGGCCAGGTTGACCGGGCCGTCGGCGGCCAGGCGGTCGAAGACCTCCTCGGCGCGTTGCAGGACCCGGTCGGCGAGGT contains:
- a CDS encoding MFS transporter, coding for MSEEVPPLRRNRDFLLLWSGSAVSSLGANASSVAYPLLVLALTGSPVDAGVSGFIALLPQLVFQVPAGALVDRWNRKRVMIWCDILRALAIGTLAVALVSDSLTLPHILAVGFTEGVLTVTFKIAAAAAVPNVVHPSHLTFALSRNEARERGAAMLGQPLGGALFGLGRAVPFLFDAVTYLVSLASLLLIRTDFQAERKPRKLELGAGIAWLWRQPFLRMTTFLVAGSNFLFRALFLVVIVIAADYGASPTLVGVMFGLAAVGGVLGSLAAPALERRLSMKVVVVAANWAWGLLVPMVLLVPNPYVLGAVYALMCFVGPVWNVAISAYQIAVTPDHIQGRVLGAAGMIAFGAVPLGSLLGGFALEWIGARATVWALAVWMIGLAIVATVSPAVRNAPSLDSARPARESVAVR